Proteins encoded together in one Miscanthus floridulus cultivar M001 chromosome 16, ASM1932011v1, whole genome shotgun sequence window:
- the LOC136513717 gene encoding LOW QUALITY PROTEIN: CRM-domain containing factor CFM9, mitochondrial-like (The sequence of the model RefSeq protein was modified relative to this genomic sequence to represent the inferred CDS: deleted 2 bases in 2 codons): MWVLRSLLRAASPSLRRSSGRFAARGEAVAAASGSAPPPAGLPAAGAGAGADGAWRRAMSTKGRSMRSKVEKRMARETGRTQRELRRAVKLRKKLMTEDEKLIYNLRRAKKKVALLLQKLKKYELPDLPAPRHDPELLTAEQLQAYKKIGFRNRNYVPVGVRGVFGGVVQNMHMHWKFHETVQVCCDNFPKEKIKEMAAMLTRLSGGMVINIHNTKTIIMFRGRNYRQPKNLIPFNTLTKRKALFKARFEQALESQKLNIKKIETQLRRKGINPEDPVAMASIQRVASTFFRAIDEQQGTPYIFRGDTQLSSGTSEIKEPRDEPSEDSDQEELDRFISEIESAAEKQWEEEEAAEKEESSRMRYWEREDLGDRRGFNRSYENSDYEDRGQGRYRREHNNNRRTSDARSWDDDSEFEASGEEWDSGDYRGNSLGFDNDRDSTDEHPRRFGSMRNEKDKSSRTQDFVPRGDVGEGKGFNRSYVNSDVHDRGQGRHRRDNSNNKRTSDVRRWDDDSEIEASGEEWDSGDDSDNVLGLDNDIDATDVHPRQFKSMRNEKSRSSGRQSSIPRGFRGSNRIPGNSVDASDDTMFRGSNGDELDTEDDDLWGSDYKGEETNSRAPKVNFRNFHSSSEDSDDNRKNDGKIGKMKKNTDESWDSD; the protein is encoded by the exons ATGTGGGTTCTCCGGAGCCTGCTCCGGGCAGCCTCGCCGTCGCTCCGCCGCAG CTCCGGGCGCTTCGCCGCGAGGGGCGAGGCGGTGGCCGCGGCCTCGGGCTCCGCTCCGCCGCCCGCGGGGCTGCCggcggcgggagcgggagcgggagccgACGGCGCGTGGCGGCGGGCCATGTCGACCAAGGGGAGGAGCATGCGGAGCAAGGTGGAGAAGCGGATGGCGAGGGAGACCGGCCGCACGCAGCGGGAGCTCCGCCGCGCCGTCAAGCTCAGGAAGAAGCTCATGACCGAGGACGAGAAGCTCATCTACAACCTGCGCAGG GCCAAGAAAAAAGTTGCTTTGCTCCTACAGAAGCTCAAGAAGTATGAGCTACCAGACTTACCAGCTCCTCGTCATGATCCTGAGCTGTTAACAGCTGAGCAACTACAAGCTTACAAGAAGATTGGATTCAGAAATAGAAACTATGTGCCTGTTGGAGTTCGTGGTGTCTTTGGAGGTGTTGTTCAAAACATGCATATGCACTGGAAATTCCATGAGACA GTGCAAGTTTGTTGTGACAACTTCCCAAAGGAAAAAATTAAGGAAATGGCAGCAATGCTGACAAGATTAAGTGGTGGAATGGTGATCAACATTCATAATACCAAAACAATCATCATGTTTCGAGGAAGAAACTACCGTCAACCGAAGAACCTTATACCTTTCAACACACTTACCAAAAGGAAG GCATTATTCAAGGCAAGATTTGAACAAGCACTTGAATCGCAGAAATTAAACATCAAGAAAATAGAAACACAACTCCGTCGTAAGGGTATCAATCCAGAGGACCCAGTTGCTATGGCCAGCATCCAGCGTGTTGCCTCTACGTTCTTCCGAGCCATAGATGAGCAGCAAGGTACTCCCTACATTTTCCGTGGGGACACACAACTTTCTTCTGGGACTTCTGAAATAAAAGAACCACGTGATGAACCATCTGAAGATAGTGACCAGGAGGAGCTTGACAGGTTCATTTCAGAGATAGAAAGTGCAGCAGAGAAGcaatgggaggaagaagaggccgCAGAGAAAGAAGAATCTTCAAGAATGCGATATTGGGAGAGGGAAGATTTAGGTGATCGGAGGGGTTTCAACAGAAGTTATGAAAACTCAGATTATGAGGATAGAGGACAGGGAAGATATAGGAGAGAGCATAACAACAACAGAAGGACTTCAGATGCGAGGAGTTGGGATGATGATAGTGAGTTCGAGGCATCAGGTGAAGAATGGGACTCTGGTGATTACAGGGGTAATTCTCTGGGCTTCGACAAC GATAGAGATTCTACTGATGAGCATCCTCGGCGATTTGGAAGCATGAGGAATGAGAAGGACAAATCCAGTCGGACACAGGATTTTGTTCCTAGGGGAGATGTGGGTGAGGGGAAGGGTTTCAATAGAAGCTATGTCAACTCAGATGTTCATGATAGAGGCCAGGGAAGACATAGGAGAGATAATAGCAACAACAAAAGAACATCAGATGTAAGGAGGTGGGATGATGATAGTGAGATCGAGGCATCAGGTGAAGAATGGGACTCTGGTGACGACAGTGATAATGTTCTTGGACTCGACAATGATATAGACGCAACTGATGTGCATCCTCGACAATTCAAAAGTATGAGGAATGAGAAGAGCAGATCCAGTGGCAGGCAGAGTTCCATTCCTAGGGGATTCAGAGGTTCTAATCGGATTCCAGGGAATTCAGTCGATGCTTCCGATGACACTATGTTCAGAGGCAGCAATGGTGATGAGTTAGACACCGAAGACGATGACCTGTGGGGGTCGGATTATAAGGGGGAAGAAACGAACTCAAGAGCCCCAAAGGTGAATTTCCGAAATTTCCACAGCAGTAGTGAGGACAGTGATGACAACAGGAAAAACGATGGCAAGATTGGTAAAATGAAGAAAAATACTGATGAAAGTTGGGACAGTGACTGA